GTGGACAGATTTAGTATCAACAAGTTGGAACGGCACTAGCTTCCACTTTCCGACCTTCACCGGCCCGGCCATCGTGTCTCGGCGCCGGCCGCGCCCGGGAGGTGTCGCGATGAAGAAGCTGCGCGAGATCATGCGCCACGGCTTTCTCTTCGTGGTCCAGCGCCAGACCCTGGTCACGGAGGCGGTGCGGGTCATGGCCGAGAACAACGTGGGCATCGTGGCCGTGCTCGATGGCGACCGGCTGGTCGGCGTCTTCTCCGAGCGCGACGTCGTGCAGCGCGTCGTCGATCGCGGCCTCGACCCCGCCCGCACCCCCGTCGCCAGCGTCATGACGACCGACCTGGTCGTGGCCGACGTCGATGACGACTACCCGTCGGCGATGCGCAAGATGGACCAGGCCAACATCCGCCACCTGCCGGTGGTGAGCGAGGGCCGGCTGCTCTCGATGCTCTCGATCCGCGACCTCATGCGGATCGATCTCGAGGACAAGGGCGCGGAGATCCAGTATCTACAGGAGTACCTGTACCGGGTCTGAGCCGCCTCAGGGCAGGAGCAGGGCCTTGGCATAGTCCCGCGGCGGCGCCGTGAGCAGCTGACGGAAGACGCGCGGTCCCTCGTCCAGCGCGAACGGATGGACCCAGGGGGCGATCTCGATGCGCCGGTGGGCGAAGAGGCCGACGGCCGTGCCGAGGTCGCGCGCGGTGACCGCGTACGATCCGGCGATGCGCCGCTCGCCGAGCACCACCTGGTGCCCCGGGATCTCGGTGGCGTCGTCGTGGAGGCCGATCCAGACGACCTCGCCGCCCGCGCGCGCCATCTCGACCGCGGCCCGGCGGGTGGCCGCCGCGCCCACCGCGTCGATCACGACGTCGGCCCCGCGGCCGCGCGTGAACTGTCTCAGCTCCGCGACCACGTCGGCACGCATCGGGTTGAAGACCGGCTCGGCGCCGACCGCGTGCGCCATCTCGAGCCGGGCCTCGTTGACGTCCACCGCGATCAGGGTCAGGGCGCCGCCCGCCCGCGCCACCTGGAGCGCCATCAGCCCGATCGCCCCGCACCCGATGACGACGACCGTCTCGGGAAAGCGCCGGGTGACCAGCGACCAGACGTGGACGGCGTTGGCCAGGGGCTCCACCAGCGCGCCCTCCAGCGGCCCCACCCGCTCCGGCAGCGGCAGCACCACCGATGCCGGGACGGCGATACGCTCGGCGAACGCGCCGGGGCGGTTCATGCCGAAGACCTCGCGCCGGGGGCAGAGATGGGTCGCGCCATGGAGGCACTCGGCACAGCGCCCGCAGGGGATCACGGAGCTCGACACCACGCGATCACCGACCCTGAGGTCGGTCACGCCCTCGCCGACCGCCGCCACCTCGCCGCAGAACTCGTGGCCCATGATGAGCGGGGGCGGCCGGCGGGGGCTCCGGGAGGCGACCGCTTCCAGCTCCGAGCCGCAGATGCCGACGGCGGCGACCCGGAGCAC
The sequence above is a segment of the Candidatus Methylomirabilota bacterium genome. Coding sequences within it:
- a CDS encoding CBS domain-containing protein, translated to MKKLREIMRHGFLFVVQRQTLVTEAVRVMAENNVGIVAVLDGDRLVGVFSERDVVQRVVDRGLDPARTPVASVMTTDLVVADVDDDYPSAMRKMDQANIRHLPVVSEGRLLSMLSIRDLMRIDLEDKGAEIQYLQEYLYRV
- a CDS encoding alcohol dehydrogenase catalytic domain-containing protein encodes the protein GCRARGRAAMKALVYPAWDVLEIRDVPEPSPAPGEVVLRVAAVGICGSELEAVASRSPRRPPPLIMGHEFCGEVAAVGEGVTDLRVGDRVVSSSVIPCGRCAECLHGATHLCPRREVFGMNRPGAFAERIAVPASVVLPLPERVGPLEGALVEPLANAVHVWSLVTRRFPETVVVIGCGAIGLMALQVARAGGALTLIAVDVNEARLEMAHAVGAEPVFNPMRADVVAELRQFTRGRGADVVIDAVGAAATRRAAVEMARAGGEVVWIGLHDDATEIPGHQVVLGERRIAGSYAVTARDLGTAVGLFAHRRIEIAPWVHPFALDEGPRVFRQLLTAPPRDYAKALLLP